One genomic window of Paraburkholderia acidiphila includes the following:
- a CDS encoding porin, with the protein MNTTVSRALRTTLKASAFAAVLAAASSSAFAQSSVQLYGQVDEWVGATKFPGGQTAWNVGGGGMSTSYWGMKGSEDLGGGYKAIFTLESFFRAQNGQFGRFEGDTFFARNAYVGLESPYGTVTAGRLTTQLFVSTILFNPFGDSYTFSPMVYHVYLGLSTFPTYTTDQGVVGDSGWNNAVQYSTPNFNGLSGSAMYAFGNQAGENGSKKWSVQGLYFHGPFAATAVYQYVNFNNTPGDIGSIVSGDTTIVGLKSQGVAQLGLSYDLKFVKFFGQYMYTANWQQEGSWHVNTAQGGVTAPVGPGTVMASYAYSRNGGGLNQTRQTAAIGYDYPLSKRTDVYAAYMYDHFDNMSSGQTYGVGLRAKF; encoded by the coding sequence ATGAATACAACGGTCAGCCGCGCGCTGCGCACCACCCTCAAGGCGAGCGCGTTCGCCGCTGTTCTTGCCGCCGCGTCCTCGTCGGCGTTTGCGCAGTCGAGCGTCCAGCTCTACGGCCAGGTCGACGAATGGGTCGGGGCGACGAAATTCCCGGGCGGCCAGACCGCCTGGAACGTGGGCGGCGGGGGCATGTCCACGTCGTACTGGGGCATGAAGGGCTCCGAAGACCTGGGCGGCGGCTACAAGGCGATCTTCACGCTGGAAAGCTTCTTCCGCGCGCAGAACGGCCAGTTCGGCCGCTTCGAAGGCGACACGTTCTTCGCCCGCAACGCGTACGTCGGCCTCGAGTCGCCTTACGGCACGGTCACGGCGGGGCGCCTGACGACGCAGCTGTTCGTCTCGACGATTCTCTTCAACCCGTTTGGCGATTCGTACACCTTCTCGCCGATGGTGTACCACGTGTACCTCGGCCTCTCGACGTTCCCGACCTACACGACCGACCAGGGCGTGGTGGGCGACTCGGGCTGGAACAACGCGGTCCAGTATTCGACGCCCAACTTCAACGGCCTCTCCGGTTCGGCGATGTACGCCTTCGGCAACCAGGCTGGCGAGAACGGTTCGAAGAAGTGGAGCGTGCAGGGCCTGTATTTCCATGGCCCGTTCGCGGCCACGGCCGTCTATCAGTACGTGAACTTCAACAATACGCCGGGCGACATCGGCAGCATCGTGAGCGGCGACACGACCATCGTCGGCCTGAAGAGCCAGGGCGTCGCACAACTCGGCCTCTCATACGACCTCAAGTTCGTGAAGTTCTTCGGCCAGTACATGTACACGGCGAACTGGCAGCAGGAGGGCAGCTGGCACGTGAACACCGCCCAGGGCGGCGTGACGGCGCCGGTTGGCCCGGGTACGGTCATGGCCTCGTACGCGTATTCGCGCAACGGCGGCGGCCTGAACCAGACGCGCCAGACGGCGGCCATCGGCTACGACTACCCGCTCTCGAAGCGCACCGACGTCTACGCGGCGTACATGTACGACCACTTCGACAACATGTCGAGCGGCCAGACCTACGGCGTGGGCCTGCGCGCGAAGTTCTGA
- a CDS encoding LysR family transcriptional regulator, with protein sequence MDTLVSMKVFRQVVEAGSFVAAAERMDMSAAMASKHVMHLEQQLGARLLNRTTRRVAPTEAGREYYERVAQALTELDEAGQAVGAASVVPQGRLRVSSLTAFGLRHVMGAVADYAAGFPQVTVDITLSDRVVELIDEGFDVAIRAAPSGLKSSSLIARPLATAHIVLCASPEYLRRHGAPKTVADLAKHNFVQYAGASAQELAPFAEGAGGVKPKPGGNLIVNHLEALRVVVLQGGGLSMLGTEVVGDDIAEGRLVPLLVDALPPRELPIYAVYASRRHLSAKVRSFVDFLAARFSERELWPGVEAIRAAAVNAGAARSASTAR encoded by the coding sequence ATGGATACCCTCGTCAGCATGAAAGTGTTCCGCCAGGTGGTGGAGGCGGGCAGCTTCGTCGCGGCGGCCGAGCGCATGGACATGTCCGCCGCGATGGCGAGCAAGCATGTGATGCATCTGGAGCAGCAACTCGGCGCGCGTTTGCTGAACCGCACCACGCGCCGCGTCGCGCCCACCGAGGCGGGGCGCGAGTACTACGAGCGCGTGGCTCAGGCGCTCACCGAACTCGACGAAGCCGGCCAGGCGGTGGGCGCGGCGAGCGTCGTGCCGCAGGGGCGGCTGCGCGTGTCGTCGCTCACGGCGTTCGGGCTGCGTCATGTGATGGGCGCGGTCGCCGACTATGCAGCCGGATTTCCGCAGGTGACCGTCGACATCACACTCTCCGACCGCGTGGTCGAACTGATCGACGAGGGCTTCGACGTGGCGATCCGCGCCGCGCCTTCGGGGCTCAAGTCTTCGTCGCTGATCGCGCGGCCGCTCGCCACCGCGCACATTGTGCTGTGCGCGTCGCCGGAATACTTGCGCCGCCACGGCGCGCCGAAAACCGTGGCCGATCTGGCGAAGCACAACTTCGTTCAGTACGCGGGGGCTTCGGCCCAGGAACTCGCGCCGTTCGCGGAGGGTGCGGGCGGCGTGAAACCGAAGCCGGGCGGCAACCTCATCGTCAATCACCTGGAAGCGCTGCGCGTGGTGGTGCTGCAGGGAGGCGGCCTCTCGATGCTCGGCACCGAAGTGGTGGGCGACGATATCGCCGAAGGTCGCCTCGTGCCGCTGCTCGTCGACGCACTGCCGCCGCGCGAGCTGCCGATCTATGCCGTCTACGCGAGCCGCCGCCATCTCTCGGCGAAGGTGCGCTCGTTCGTCGATTTCCTCGCCGCGCGCTTTTCGGAGCGCGAACTCTGGCCGGGCGTGGAGGCGATCCGCGCGGCAGCGGTCAATGCCGGTGCCGCACGAAGCGCCTCCACTGCGCGCTGA
- a CDS encoding NAD(P)H-dependent flavin oxidoreductase, protein MALPVVLQNLSLPVVGSPMFIVSYPELVLAQCKAGIVGSFPALNARPAEELGAWLTQIREELTAYKAANPEAVIGPIAVNQIVHQSNARLEHDVRVCVEHHVPIFITSLRAPPRELLDAVHSYGGIVLHDVINLRHAAKALEAGVDGLILVAAGAGGHAGTISPFALVGEVRRIFDGPIVLSGAIANGGSILAAQAMGADLAYMGTRFIATKEAHAVEDYKHAILEAKAADIVYTNLFTGVHGNYIRESIVNAGLDPDALPESDKTKMDFGAGTSKAKAWKDVWGAGQGVGLMDDVPSVADLVERLKREYEETRARLGVSR, encoded by the coding sequence ATGGCACTGCCCGTCGTCCTGCAAAACCTCTCGCTGCCCGTCGTGGGCTCGCCGATGTTTATCGTCAGCTACCCGGAGCTGGTGCTCGCGCAGTGCAAGGCGGGCATCGTCGGGTCGTTTCCGGCGCTCAACGCGCGTCCCGCCGAGGAACTGGGCGCCTGGCTCACGCAGATCCGGGAGGAACTCACCGCGTACAAGGCCGCGAACCCCGAAGCCGTCATCGGGCCGATCGCAGTCAACCAGATCGTGCATCAGTCGAATGCGCGGCTCGAGCACGACGTGCGCGTGTGCGTCGAGCACCACGTGCCGATCTTCATCACGAGCCTGCGCGCGCCGCCGCGCGAGTTGCTCGACGCCGTGCACAGCTACGGCGGCATCGTGCTGCACGACGTCATCAACCTGCGCCATGCCGCCAAGGCGCTCGAAGCGGGCGTGGACGGCCTGATCCTCGTGGCCGCGGGCGCGGGCGGCCATGCGGGCACGATCTCGCCGTTCGCGCTGGTGGGCGAAGTGCGGCGCATCTTCGACGGCCCGATCGTGCTGTCGGGCGCGATCGCCAACGGCGGCTCGATCCTCGCCGCCCAGGCCATGGGCGCGGACCTCGCCTACATGGGCACGCGCTTCATCGCGACGAAGGAAGCGCACGCGGTGGAGGACTACAAGCACGCCATTCTCGAAGCGAAGGCCGCCGACATCGTCTACACGAACCTCTTCACGGGCGTGCACGGCAACTACATCCGCGAGAGCATCGTGAACGCCGGACTCGATCCGGACGCGCTGCCCGAGTCGGACAAGACGAAGATGGATTTCGGCGCGGGCACCTCGAAGGCGAAGGCCTGGAAAGACGTGTGGGGCGCGGGCCAGGGCGTGGGCCTGATGGACGACGTGCCCTCCGTGGCCGATCTCGTCGAGCGCCTCAAGCGCGAGTACGAGGAGACGAGAGCGCGGCTTGGCGTGAGCCGCTGA
- a CDS encoding alpha/beta fold hydrolase, translated as MPFDGFQPFTVRTAGGVDICGVKGGDGPPLLLLHGHPQTHMIWHRCASALAQHFTVIATDLRGYGASSKPPSDDTHAAYSKRAMAADQVEVMRHFGHERFLVCAHDRGARVAHRMALDHPHAVERLMLLDIAPTLAMYEQTDREFATLYFHWFFLIQPEPLPETLIEANPDVYIERVMGSRHAGLAPFAPKALGAYRAALRQPGAVYAMCEDYRASATIDLEHDRADLERGNKVACPLRVLWGAEGVIERCFDPLAEWRKVARDVSGRALACGHYIPEEASEALVEEMLAFFETTEQ; from the coding sequence ATGCCCTTCGACGGATTCCAGCCTTTCACCGTTCGCACTGCGGGCGGCGTAGACATCTGCGGCGTGAAGGGCGGCGACGGACCGCCGCTATTGCTGCTGCACGGCCATCCGCAAACTCACATGATCTGGCACCGGTGCGCCTCGGCGCTCGCCCAGCATTTCACGGTCATCGCAACGGATCTGCGCGGCTACGGCGCCTCCTCGAAGCCCCCCAGCGACGACACCCACGCCGCCTATTCGAAGCGCGCGATGGCGGCCGACCAGGTCGAGGTCATGCGCCACTTCGGCCACGAGCGCTTTCTGGTCTGCGCGCACGACCGCGGCGCGCGCGTGGCGCACCGCATGGCGCTCGATCATCCGCATGCCGTCGAGCGGCTCATGCTGCTCGACATCGCGCCCACGCTCGCCATGTACGAGCAAACCGACCGCGAATTCGCCACGCTCTACTTCCACTGGTTCTTCCTGATCCAGCCCGAGCCGTTGCCGGAAACGCTGATCGAAGCGAACCCCGACGTCTATATCGAACGCGTCATGGGTAGCCGCCACGCGGGCCTCGCACCGTTCGCGCCGAAGGCGCTTGGCGCCTACCGCGCGGCGCTGCGCCAGCCGGGCGCGGTGTACGCGATGTGCGAGGACTACCGCGCCTCCGCGACCATCGACCTCGAGCACGACCGCGCCGACCTCGAGCGCGGCAACAAGGTGGCGTGCCCGCTGCGCGTGCTGTGGGGCGCGGAAGGGGTGATCGAGCGCTGCTTCGACCCGCTCGCCGAATGGCGCAAGGTGGCGCGCGACGTGAGCGGGCGCGCGCTGGCGTGCGGCCATTACATTCCCGAAGAGGCGAGCGAGGCGCTGGTCGAGGAGATGCTGGCGTTCTTCGAGACCACGGAGCAATGA
- a CDS encoding Lrp/AsnC family transcriptional regulator codes for MNRRPNPTPATAPLDDIDRMLLAALAEDARASVAELAKHVGLSAPSTSERLRRLEAQGVIGGYTVQIDPRALGYTLQAIVRVKPLPGQLHLVEEVLRRIPEFVECDKVTGDDCFIARLYLHSIEQLDEILANVTERAETSTAIVKSTPVPRRLPPLR; via the coding sequence ATGAACCGACGTCCGAACCCAACGCCCGCCACCGCCCCGCTCGACGATATCGATCGCATGCTGCTCGCGGCGCTCGCCGAGGACGCACGGGCGAGCGTCGCCGAACTGGCCAAGCACGTGGGGCTTTCGGCGCCGAGCACGTCCGAGCGGCTGCGCCGGCTCGAAGCGCAAGGCGTGATCGGCGGCTATACGGTGCAGATCGATCCGCGCGCGCTCGGCTACACGCTGCAGGCCATCGTGCGCGTGAAGCCGCTGCCCGGGCAACTGCATCTGGTGGAAGAGGTGCTGCGGCGCATTCCCGAATTCGTGGAGTGCGACAAGGTCACGGGCGACGACTGCTTTATCGCCCGGCTTTATCTGCATTCGATCGAACAACTCGACGAGATTCTCGCGAACGTCACCGAGCGCGCCGAAACCAGCACGGCCATCGTCAAGTCCACACCGGTGCCGCGCCGACTGCCTCCACTGCGCTGA
- a CDS encoding DMT family transporter has translation MSSTTPEIRRGAAEMIVAMLMSGTIGWLVVASRQAPINIAFLRCVLGGATLTLVCAALGLLRRKHLPPRTLALAVLGGAAIVANWVLLFAAYSRASISMATAVYNTQPFMLVGLGVVILRERVSASTVAWLAVAFVGLVCVVEVQPAVLAVPGEYLQGVAYAAGAAFLYAISSIITRHLKGTPPHLIALVQLAFGALALAPFIHYGTLPATPLHWAQLVTLGIVHTGIMYVLLYGAIQKLPTAMTGALSFIYPVVAILVDWFAFGQRLAWLQVVGAALILVAAAGVNLGWRIVPQRRTARSA, from the coding sequence ATGTCTTCCACCACTCCTGAAATTCGCCGCGGCGCGGCCGAGATGATTGTCGCGATGCTGATGTCCGGCACCATCGGCTGGCTCGTGGTCGCCTCGCGGCAGGCCCCGATCAACATCGCTTTTTTGCGCTGCGTGCTGGGCGGCGCGACGCTCACGCTCGTGTGCGCCGCGCTCGGCTTGTTGCGCCGCAAGCACCTGCCGCCGCGCACACTTGCGCTCGCGGTGCTCGGCGGCGCGGCCATCGTCGCGAACTGGGTGCTGCTGTTCGCCGCCTATTCGCGCGCGTCGATCTCCATGGCCACAGCCGTCTACAACACGCAGCCCTTCATGCTGGTCGGCCTCGGCGTGGTCATTTTGCGCGAGCGCGTGAGCGCCTCCACTGTCGCGTGGCTTGCGGTGGCCTTCGTTGGCCTCGTGTGCGTGGTCGAGGTGCAGCCCGCCGTGCTCGCGGTGCCCGGCGAGTATCTGCAAGGCGTGGCCTACGCGGCGGGCGCGGCGTTTCTCTATGCGATCTCGTCGATCATCACGCGGCACCTGAAGGGCACGCCGCCCCACCTCATCGCGCTCGTGCAACTCGCCTTCGGCGCGCTCGCGCTCGCACCGTTCATCCACTACGGCACGCTGCCGGCCACGCCGCTGCACTGGGCGCAGCTCGTCACGCTCGGCATCGTGCACACGGGCATCATGTACGTGCTGCTCTATGGCGCGATCCAGAAGCTGCCCACGGCGATGACGGGCGCACTCTCGTTCATCTACCCCGTGGTCGCGATCCTCGTCGACTGGTTCGCGTTCGGTCAGCGCCTCGCGTGGCTCCAGGTGGTGGGTGCCGCGCTGATCCTGGTCGCAGCGGCGGGCGTGAATCTCGGCTGGCGGATCGTGCCGCAACGGCGCACCGCACGTTCGGCGTAA
- a CDS encoding DUF445 domain-containing protein, which translates to MTPLPANQDEAELARAKRRALLLLLGAAAVFVVTALSPPGVVIDGVKAVSEAAMVGALADWFAVVALFRRVPIPFVSARTGVIPRNKDRIADELANFVRDKFLDVGSLVGLIRRHDPVERLGAWLSAPHNAQRLGDYAVRMMSGVLGLTDDARIQNFIREGLHAALERVDLSKSAGAILDTLTKDGRHQELLDQMLDQLGALLRDEGTRAFVAARIVDGLKGEFPKTEKFLPSEWIGESGARVLESAVNRLLLQVSEDREHHLRRKFDEVVEKLIVQLKSDPAFLRKGEELKASLREGSALNEYTRALWDSLRAWLRDDLTREDSELHAKVAATGRWLGETLAADAELRASLNGHLEDAARAMAPDFARYLTHHIRDTVQNWDTRETARLIELKIGKDLQEIRVNGTVIGGAIGLGLYLCSHLFELVRLKLGY; encoded by the coding sequence ATGACGCCACTTCCCGCCAACCAGGACGAAGCCGAACTCGCGCGCGCCAAACGCCGCGCGCTGCTGTTGCTGCTCGGTGCGGCGGCCGTGTTCGTCGTCACGGCGCTGTCGCCGCCCGGCGTTGTGATCGATGGCGTGAAGGCCGTGAGCGAAGCCGCCATGGTCGGCGCGCTCGCCGACTGGTTCGCGGTCGTCGCGCTGTTTCGCCGTGTGCCGATTCCGTTTGTTTCGGCGCGCACGGGCGTGATTCCGCGCAACAAGGACCGCATTGCCGACGAACTCGCCAACTTCGTGCGCGACAAATTTCTCGATGTAGGTTCGCTCGTCGGTCTGATTCGCCGCCACGATCCGGTCGAGCGGCTCGGCGCGTGGCTGAGCGCGCCGCACAACGCGCAGCGCCTCGGCGATTACGCAGTGCGCATGATGTCGGGCGTGCTCGGCCTCACCGACGACGCGCGCATCCAGAACTTCATCCGCGAGGGCCTGCATGCGGCGCTCGAGCGCGTCGATCTCTCGAAGTCGGCGGGCGCGATTCTCGACACGCTCACCAAAGACGGCCGCCACCAGGAGCTGCTCGACCAGATGCTCGACCAGCTCGGCGCGCTGCTGCGCGATGAAGGCACGCGCGCGTTCGTGGCAGCGCGTATCGTCGACGGCCTCAAGGGCGAGTTTCCGAAGACCGAGAAGTTTCTGCCTTCGGAGTGGATTGGCGAGAGCGGCGCGCGGGTGCTGGAGAGCGCGGTGAACCGGCTGCTGCTGCAGGTGAGCGAGGATCGCGAGCATCATCTGCGCCGGAAGTTCGACGAAGTGGTGGAAAAGCTGATCGTGCAGCTCAAGAGCGATCCGGCCTTTCTGCGCAAAGGCGAGGAGCTGAAGGCGAGCCTGCGCGAGGGCAGCGCGCTCAATGAGTACACGCGCGCGCTGTGGGACAGCCTGCGCGCATGGCTGCGCGACGATCTCACGCGAGAGGACTCCGAACTGCACGCCAAGGTGGCCGCGACGGGCCGCTGGCTAGGCGAGACGCTCGCCGCCGACGCCGAGTTGCGCGCCTCGCTCAACGGCCACCTCGAAGACGCCGCGCGCGCCATGGCGCCGGACTTCGCGCGCTACCTCACGCATCACATTCGCGACACGGTACAGAACTGGGACACGCGCGAAACGGCGCGGCTCATCGAGCTGAAAATAGGCAAGGACCTGCAGGAAATTCGCGTGAACGGCACGGTGATCGGCGGCGCGATCGGTTTGGGGCTCTATCTGTGCTCGCATCTGTTCGAGCTTGTGCGGTTGAAGTTGGGCTACTGA
- a CDS encoding MBL fold metallo-hydrolase: MSAAPALPESIRVFERGWLSSNNVLLVDEARAALVDTGYATHAEQTLALVRHALGPRALDLIFNTHLHSDHCGGNARLQAHWPCATLIPEASAAIVRDWDEARLSFLATGQTCERFAFTGTLAAGERHTLGGFEWEVIGAPGHDPDSVMLYAAEPRLLISADALWEHGFGVIFPELDGASGFAEQQAVLEAIAKLDVRTVIPGHGKPFANVEAALERAFSRLAWLRADPARNAKNALKVLIVFKLLEVRAMRFDSLLAMLESAASLRAAARQLAPRSAWPALLREVAGELAKSGALIANGERLEAPAAAV; encoded by the coding sequence ATGAGTGCCGCGCCCGCGCTGCCTGAATCGATCCGCGTTTTCGAGCGCGGCTGGCTCTCGTCGAACAACGTGCTGCTCGTCGACGAGGCGCGCGCCGCACTCGTCGATACCGGCTACGCCACGCACGCCGAGCAGACGCTCGCGCTCGTGCGCCACGCGCTGGGCCCGCGAGCGCTCGACCTGATCTTCAACACACACCTGCATTCGGACCATTGCGGCGGCAACGCGCGACTGCAGGCGCACTGGCCCTGCGCGACACTTATCCCGGAAGCGAGCGCGGCGATCGTGCGCGACTGGGACGAAGCGCGTTTAAGCTTTCTCGCCACCGGGCAGACCTGCGAGCGATTCGCGTTCACCGGCACGCTCGCGGCGGGCGAACGGCACACGCTAGGCGGCTTCGAATGGGAGGTGATCGGCGCGCCGGGGCACGATCCCGACTCGGTGATGCTCTACGCCGCCGAGCCGCGCCTGCTCATCAGCGCCGATGCGCTTTGGGAACACGGCTTCGGCGTGATATTTCCCGAGCTCGACGGCGCGAGCGGTTTCGCCGAGCAGCAAGCGGTGCTGGAAGCCATTGCGAAACTTGACGTGCGCACGGTCATTCCCGGCCACGGCAAGCCGTTCGCTAACGTCGAGGCGGCGCTGGAGCGCGCGTTCTCGCGCCTCGCGTGGCTGCGCGCCGACCCGGCGCGCAACGCGAAGAACGCGCTCAAGGTGCTGATCGTCTTCAAGCTGCTGGAAGTGCGCGCAATGCGCTTCGACTCGCTCCTGGCGATGCTCGAAAGCGCCGCATCCCTGCGCGCCGCGGCGCGGCAGCTCGCCCCGCGTAGCGCGTGGCCGGCGCTGCTGCGCGAAGTCGCTGGGGAGTTGGCGAAGAGCGGCGCGCTGATCGCGAACGGTGAACGACTCGAAGCCCCGGCGGCTGCGGTCTAG
- a CDS encoding MaoC family dehydratase, with the protein MNAPARVVTPGETFRSTLQLTPESVKSFGLLVNDLNPLHHDEAYAAQSRFGGLIASGTQPTAHFMALLATHYSKYAQPLGLEFDMKLKRAAHAHDTITFEWRVEEAWWKPSLNGDLVKLAGEAVNQKGELLVVGHATILVMPKPEHAPA; encoded by the coding sequence ATGAACGCGCCCGCCCGCGTCGTCACGCCCGGCGAGACGTTCCGCTCGACGCTTCAGCTCACGCCCGAATCGGTGAAATCGTTCGGATTGCTCGTGAATGACCTGAACCCGTTGCATCACGACGAGGCGTACGCCGCGCAAAGCCGCTTTGGCGGGCTAATCGCTTCGGGGACGCAACCCACCGCGCATTTCATGGCGCTGCTCGCCACGCACTACTCGAAGTACGCGCAGCCGCTCGGGCTCGAGTTCGACATGAAGCTCAAGCGCGCCGCCCACGCGCACGACACGATCACGTTCGAATGGCGTGTGGAAGAAGCGTGGTGGAAGCCGAGCCTGAATGGCGATCTCGTGAAGCTCGCTGGCGAGGCCGTGAACCAGAAAGGCGAACTGCTCGTAGTGGGCCACGCGACGATTCTCGTCATGCCGAAACCCGAGCACGCACCGGCATGA
- a CDS encoding DUF1289 domain-containing protein — protein sequence MSAIHESLDNVVPPPSPCINICRMDERSGLCEGCLRTIDEIASWSTLDDAAKRAVWNAIDTRHAEWVAKRFESQARTQGEKP from the coding sequence ATGAGCGCGATCCACGAAAGCCTGGACAACGTAGTGCCGCCGCCCTCGCCTTGCATCAACATCTGCCGCATGGATGAGCGCAGCGGCTTGTGCGAGGGCTGTCTGCGCACGATCGACGAAATCGCCAGCTGGTCCACGCTCGACGATGCGGCAAAGCGCGCCGTCTGGAACGCGATCGATACGCGGCACGCCGAATGGGTCGCGAAGCGCTTCGAATCGCAAGCGCGAACGCAAGGAGAAAAACCATGA
- a CDS encoding YbaK/EbsC family protein, with amino-acid sequence MTETLDNLDALPDSARRVAMMLRERGHAKPVVMLPETGKTSAEAAAGLGCEVAQIAKSILFRRREDDAPVLVIASGANRVDEKKVAAHVGEIGRADAKFVREKTGYAIGGVCPIGHATTPVTLIDADLFELESLWAAAGHPHAVFNLSPQELEALTGAPVVDVALRDA; translated from the coding sequence ATGACGGAAACCCTCGACAACCTCGACGCCCTGCCCGACTCCGCGCGCCGCGTGGCCATGATGCTGCGCGAGCGCGGTCACGCCAAGCCGGTCGTGATGCTGCCCGAAACCGGCAAGACTTCCGCCGAAGCCGCCGCGGGCCTGGGCTGCGAAGTCGCGCAGATCGCCAAGTCGATCCTGTTCCGCCGCCGCGAAGACGACGCGCCCGTGCTCGTGATCGCGAGCGGCGCGAACCGCGTGGACGAAAAGAAAGTGGCTGCGCACGTGGGTGAAATCGGCCGCGCCGACGCGAAGTTCGTGCGCGAGAAGACCGGCTACGCCATTGGCGGCGTGTGCCCGATCGGCCATGCCACGACGCCCGTCACGCTGATCGACGCCGATCTGTTCGAACTCGAAAGCCTGTGGGCCGCGGCGGGCCATCCGCATGCGGTGTTCAACCTCTCGCCACAGGAACTGGAAGCGCTGACCGGCGCGCCCGTGGTGGACGTCGCGCTGCGCGACGCGTGA
- a CDS encoding hydroxymethylglutaryl-CoA lyase — MALPTAVKIVEVGPRDGLQNEKEFVATATKIELINRLSAAGFPNIEAASFVSPKWVPQMADGAEVMAGIERRAGAIYSVLTPNLRGFEGALAARADEIVIFGAASEAFSQKNINCSIAESIERFAPVAQAAKEHGVRIRGSVSCSLGCPYQGEVPVASVVDVVERFAALGCDEIDIADTIGVGTAKRVHEVFEAVTKVFPRERLSGHFHDTYGQALANIYAALEEGIAIFHASVAGLGGCPYAKGATGNVATEDVLYLMNGLGIHTGIDLNQVVAAGDFISNAIGRANVSRAGKALLAKARSEAACS; from the coding sequence ATGGCATTACCCACCGCAGTGAAAATCGTCGAAGTCGGGCCGCGCGACGGCCTGCAAAACGAGAAGGAATTCGTTGCCACCGCAACGAAGATCGAACTCATCAACCGGCTGTCGGCAGCAGGCTTTCCGAACATCGAAGCCGCCTCGTTCGTCTCGCCCAAATGGGTCCCGCAAATGGCCGACGGCGCCGAAGTCATGGCCGGCATCGAGCGCCGCGCGGGCGCGATCTACTCGGTCCTCACGCCGAATTTGCGCGGCTTCGAAGGCGCACTCGCCGCGCGTGCGGACGAAATCGTGATCTTCGGCGCCGCGAGCGAAGCGTTCTCGCAGAAGAACATCAACTGCTCGATTGCGGAAAGCATCGAGCGCTTCGCGCCCGTGGCGCAAGCCGCGAAGGAGCACGGCGTGCGCATTCGCGGCAGCGTGTCGTGCTCGCTCGGCTGCCCGTATCAGGGCGAAGTGCCGGTCGCTTCGGTAGTCGATGTGGTGGAGCGTTTCGCCGCGCTCGGCTGCGACGAGATCGACATTGCCGACACCATCGGTGTGGGCACGGCCAAGCGCGTGCACGAAGTGTTCGAAGCGGTCACGAAGGTGTTTCCGCGCGAGCGGCTCTCCGGTCACTTCCACGACACCTACGGCCAGGCGCTCGCCAACATTTACGCGGCGCTCGAGGAAGGCATCGCCATTTTCCACGCCTCGGTGGCGGGTCTTGGCGGCTGCCCGTATGCGAAGGGCGCTACGGGCAACGTCGCGACCGAAGACGTGCTGTACCTCATGAACGGCCTCGGCATTCACACCGGCATCGACCTGAACCAGGTGGTGGCGGCGGGCGACTTCATCTCGAACGCCATCGGCCGGGCGAACGTCTCGCGCGCGGGCAAGGCGTTGCTCGCGAAAGCGCGCAGCGAAGCCGCCTGCTCGTGA